The Ziziphus jujuba cultivar Dongzao chromosome 7, ASM3175591v1 genome includes a region encoding these proteins:
- the LOC107424814 gene encoding dolichyl-diphosphooligosaccharide--protein glycosyltransferase 48 kDa subunit, which produces MRSISSFITVLSFLPLLCHSFSPENPTDRRLLVLLDDFSLKSSHSIFFHSLQSRGFELDFKLADDPKLTLQRYGQYLYDGLILFSPNTDSFGGSLNLGAVLDFVDSGHDLIVAADLSASDLIRNIGTELGVDFDEDPSAVVIDHTSYAVSETEGDHTLIASDDFIQSDVILGQTKIEAPILFKGIAHSLNAANSLVLKVLSASPSAYSSNPSSKSSQPPSLTGSTVSLVSVLQARNNARIMISGSLDMFSNRFFVSAVQKAGSTNIYKKSGNQQFVSELSKWVFHERGHLKVVNLGHHKVGEVDEPAMYRIKDDLDFSVEIYEWSGNSWEPYVANDVQVQFYMMSPYVLKTLATNQKGLYSTSFKVPDVYGVFQFKVEYHRLGYTSLSLSKQIPVRPFRHNEYDRFITTAFPYYGASFTTVAGFFIFSFIFLYNK; this is translated from the exons atgCGGAGTATCTCCTCCTTCATTACGGTGCTTTCTTTCCTCCCCTTGCTCTGCCACTCCTTCTCGCCTGAAAACCCTACCGATCGGCGCCTTCTGGTCCTACTCGATGACTTCTCTCTCAAGTCCTCCCACTCCATCTTCTTTCATTCTCTCCAGTCCCGCGGCTTCGAGCTGGATTTCAAGCTCGCCGACGATCCCAAGCTTACACTCCAACGATACGGCCAGTACTTGTACGACGGTCTGATTCTCTTCTCTCCCAATACTGACA gtTTTGGAGGCTCTCTGAATTTGGGGGCTGTGCTCGATTTCGTTGACTCTGGGCACGACTTGATCGTGGCGGCTGATCTTTCCGCCTCTGATTTGATTCGGAACATTGGTACTGAATTAGGGGTTGATTTCGATGAG GATCCATCGGCTGTGGTAATCGACCACACCAGCTATGCGGTGTCGGAGACTGAAGGCGATCATACATTGATCGCAAGCGATGATTTTATTCAGTCTGATGTGATTTTGGGACAGACTAAGATTGAG GCTCCAATTCTTTTCAAAGGGATTGCACATTCATTAAATGCTGCCAATAGCTTG GTCTTGAAAGTCCTCTCAGCTTCTCCGTCAGCATATTCTTCTAACCCAAGTTCTAAGTCGTCACAACCTCCATCACTCACTGGTTCTACTGTATCGCTGGTTTCTGTTTTGCAA GCCAGAAATAATGCTCGGATTATGATTTCAGGATCCTTAGATATGTTTAGTAACAG ATTTTTCGTATCAGCTGTTCAAAAGGCTGGGAGTACAAATAT ATACAAGAAATCTGGCAATCAACAATTTGTGTCTGAACTTAGCAAGTGGGTCTTCCATGAAAGGGGTCATCTGAAG GTGGTCAACCTTGGACACCACAAAGTTGGAGAAGTTGATGAACCTGCAATGTATCGGATCAAAGATGATTTG GATTTTTCAGTTGAGATTTACGAGTGGTCTGGGAACAGCTGGGAACCATACGTGGCTAATGATGTCCAAGTGCAGTTCTATATGATGAGCCCTTACGTGTTGAAAACCCTAGCAACTAACCAGAAG GGTCTATACAGCACATCCTTCAAGGTTCCTGATGTTTACGGGGTTTTCCAATTCAAGGTTGAATACCACAGGCTTGGGTACACTAGCTTGTCCCTTTCCAAACAG ATTCCTGTGCGGCCTTTCAGACACAACGAATATGATCGATTTATAACCACTGCTTTTCCTTACTATGGGGCGTCATTTACTACG GTGGCTGGGTTCTTTATCTTCAGTTTCATCTTTCTATACAACAAGTAA
- the LOC107424824 gene encoding probable vacuolar amino acid transporter YPQ3 isoform X4, with amino-acid sequence MQFSYCVEEKKACVRWVENYFGDCLCNVKDEFSFAFGLISLVCWGVAEIPQIITNFFTKSSHGVSLAFLLTWIAGDVFNMVGCLLEPATLPTQYYTALLYTISTVVLVIQSVYYDHFSKWWKRRQISANQETEEQKKSLKPKSVNSGIPIPNASPKATSKREFYYTSARSLAGSGTPPFRSYMRAARSGPSTLTIDSDSSSEDEASASLLQSKKYISQPRPIPKSVGRGAFLAASVNLPLRGNALAQLYVGITGRKLLHELRIESTSTVYGQWLGWMMAAIYMGGRLPQIWLNLFIIFDRLKGGVWRA; translated from the exons atgcaaTTCTCTTATTGTGTAGAGGAGAAGAAGGCGTGCGTGCGTTGGGTAGAGAATTACTTTGGGGACTGTCTGTGCAACGTCAAGGATGAGTTTTCATTTGCTTTTGGTTTGATAAGCTTAGTCTGTTGGGGTGTGGCTGAGATTCCACAGATTATCACCAACTTCTTCACAAAGTCCAGTCATGGAGTCTCTCTTGCTTTCCTCCTCACTTGGATCGCCGG AGATGTTTTTAATATGGTTGGTTGTCTTCTGGAACCAGCAACG CTACCGACCCAGTACTATACAGCTTTG CTATACACAATCAGTACCGTGGTGTTGGTGATACAGAGCGTGTATTATGACCATTTCTCTAAATGGTGGAAACGCCGGCAGATTTCTGCTAACCAAGAG ACCGAGGAACAGAAAAAATCCTTGAAACCCAAGTCAGTTAATTCAGGTATTCCAATACCAAACGCTTCACCAAAAGCTACTTCTAAAAGGGAATTCTACTACAC GTCTGCGAGATCACTAGCAGGAAGTGGTACACCACCATTTCGATCGTATATGAGGGCAGCTAGAAGTGGCCCTTCAACATTGACAATTGACAGCGACTCTTCTTCTGAGGATGAGGCTTCAGCTTCACTACTTCAATCCAAGAAATATATTAGCCAGCCCCGCCCAATCCCAAAATCT GTAGGACGTGGAGCATTTTTAGCTGCATCAGTGAATTTGCCCCTGCGGGGCAATGCTTTGGCTCAATTATATGTGGGAATTACTGGGAGGAAGCTCTTACAt GAACTGAGAATTGAGAGCACTAGTACAGTGTATGGACAATGGTTGGGATGGATGATGGCTGCAATATACATGGGCGGTCGATTGCCACAGATATGGTTAAAT TTGTTCATCATATTCGACAGATTAAAAGGGGGAGTGTGGAG GGCTTGA
- the LOC107424815 gene encoding NEDD8-conjugating enzyme Ubc12 encodes MIRLFKVKEKQRELAENANGGAPGKKQSAGELRLHKDITELILPKSCSITFPNGKDDLMNFEVSIRPDEGYYFGGTFLFTFQVSPIYPHEAPKVKCKTKVYHPNIDLEGNVCLNILREDWKPVLNINTVIYGLYHLFTEPNYEDPLNHDAAAVLRDNPKMFESNVRRAMAGGYVGQTFFARCM; translated from the exons ATGATTAGGCTATTTAAAGTAAAGGAAAAGCAGAGAGAACTTGCTGAAAATGCCAATGGAGGGGCACCAGGTAAGAAGCAAAGTGCCGGGGAATTACGTCTTCATAAAG ATATAACTGAGCTAATTCTACCAAAATCTTGTTCCATTACATTCCCCAATGGCAAAGATGACCTGATGAACTTTGAAGTTTCAATTCGACCTGATGAAGGATACTACTT CGGTGGAACATTTTTGTTTACTTTCCAAGTTTCCCCTATCTATCCACATGAAGCACCAAAAGTGAAGTGCAAGACCAAG gTTTACCATCCTAATATTGACTTGGAAGGAAATGTATGCCTCAACATCTTACGAGAAGATTGGAAACCTGTCCTCAACATAAATACTGTCATCTATGGATTGTATCATCTTTTTACG GAACCGAATTATGAGGATCCCCTAAATCATGATGCGGCTGCAGTGTTGAGAGATAACCCGAAGATGTTTGAATCTAATGTGAGAAGGGCTATGGCTGGTGGTTATGTGGGGCAAACATTTTTTGCTCGCTGTATGTAG
- the LOC107424824 gene encoding probable vacuolar amino acid transporter YPQ1 isoform X2: MQFSYCVEEKKACVRWVENYFGDCLCNVKDEFSFAFGLISLVCWGVAEIPQIITNFFTKSSHGVSLAFLLTWIAGDVFNMVGCLLEPATLPTQYYTALLYTISTVVLVIQSVYYDHFSKWWKRRQISANQETEEQKKSLKPKSVNSGIPIPNASPKATSKREFYYTSARSLAGSGTPPFRSYMRAARSGPSTLTIDSDSSSEDEASASLLQSKKYISQPRPIPKSVGRGAFLAASVNLPLRGNALAQLYVGITGRKLLHELRIESTSTVYGQWLGWMMAAIYMGGRLPQIWLNIKRGSVEGLNPLMFIFALVANVTYVLSILVRTTEWGKIKANLPWLLDAIVCVALDLFIILQYIYYRHFRRNTNNGEDYGDYVEASKTIVS; encoded by the exons atgcaaTTCTCTTATTGTGTAGAGGAGAAGAAGGCGTGCGTGCGTTGGGTAGAGAATTACTTTGGGGACTGTCTGTGCAACGTCAAGGATGAGTTTTCATTTGCTTTTGGTTTGATAAGCTTAGTCTGTTGGGGTGTGGCTGAGATTCCACAGATTATCACCAACTTCTTCACAAAGTCCAGTCATGGAGTCTCTCTTGCTTTCCTCCTCACTTGGATCGCCGG AGATGTTTTTAATATGGTTGGTTGTCTTCTGGAACCAGCAACG CTACCGACCCAGTACTATACAGCTTTG CTATACACAATCAGTACCGTGGTGTTGGTGATACAGAGCGTGTATTATGACCATTTCTCTAAATGGTGGAAACGCCGGCAGATTTCTGCTAACCAAGAG ACCGAGGAACAGAAAAAATCCTTGAAACCCAAGTCAGTTAATTCAGGTATTCCAATACCAAACGCTTCACCAAAAGCTACTTCTAAAAGGGAATTCTACTACAC GTCTGCGAGATCACTAGCAGGAAGTGGTACACCACCATTTCGATCGTATATGAGGGCAGCTAGAAGTGGCCCTTCAACATTGACAATTGACAGCGACTCTTCTTCTGAGGATGAGGCTTCAGCTTCACTACTTCAATCCAAGAAATATATTAGCCAGCCCCGCCCAATCCCAAAATCT GTAGGACGTGGAGCATTTTTAGCTGCATCAGTGAATTTGCCCCTGCGGGGCAATGCTTTGGCTCAATTATATGTGGGAATTACTGGGAGGAAGCTCTTACAt GAACTGAGAATTGAGAGCACTAGTACAGTGTATGGACAATGGTTGGGATGGATGATGGCTGCAATATACATGGGCGGTCGATTGCCACAGATATGGTTAAAT ATTAAAAGGGGGAGTGTGGAG GGCTTGAATCCTCTCATGTTCATATTTGCACTGGTAGCAAATGTAACTTATGTGTTAAG TATTCTTGTTAGAACCACAGAATGGGGAAAAATCAAAGCTAATTTGCCATGGCTGCTGGATGCTATTGTCTGTGTGGCATTGGACCTATTT ATCATATTGCAGTACATTTATTACAGGCATTTCAGAAGGAATACAAACAATGGAGAAGACTATGGGGACTACGTGGAAGCAAGCAAAACAATTGTCTCTTAG
- the LOC107424859 gene encoding geranylgeranyl pyrophosphate synthase, chloroplastic → MSCVNLSTWVQVRCRSRSPPFNLPHPLKKLPIFTSPKTRHVVSSFSISAVLTRQEALKEEEEEERPSFDFKAYMVQKANSVNKALDDSVLLRHPQKIHEAMRYSLLAGGKRVRPVLCIAACELVGGQESMAMPAACAVEMIHTMSLIHDDLPCMDNDDLRRGKPTNHKVFGEDVAVLAGDALLAFAFEHIAVSTVGVQPVRIVRAIGELAKSIGTEGLVAGQVVDINSEGLSDVGLEQLEFIHVHKTAALLEGAVVLGAILGGGSDVEVEKLRKFARYIGLLFQVVDDILDVTKSSQELGKTAGKDLVADKVTYPKLLGIEKSREFAQKLNRDAQDQLSGFDPDKAAPLIALANYIAYRQN, encoded by the coding sequence atgAGCTGTGTGAATCTGAGTACATGGGTCCAAGTTCGCTGCAGATCCAGATCCCCACCTTTCAATCTTCCTCACCCTTTGAAAAAGCTACCCATTTTCACATCCCCAAAAACACGACATGTCGTttcctctttctctatctccGCGGTTCTGACCAGGCAAGAGGCCCtcaaggaagaagaggaagaagaaagaccCAGCTTCGATTTCAAGGCCTATATGGTCCAGAAAGCTAATTCCGTCAACAAAGCCTTAGACGATAGCGTTTTGCTCCGACACCCACAGAAGATTCACGAAGCCATGCGGTACTCGCTCCTCGCCGGAGGGAAAAGAGTACGACCCGTGCTCTGCATCGCCGCCTGCGAGCTCGTCGGTGGTCAAGAATCCATGGCCATGCCCGCCGCTTGCGCCGTCGAGATGATCCACACCATGTCTCTGATCCACGACGACCTCCCTTGCATGGACAACGACGATCTCCGCCGAGGAAAGCCCACCAATCACAAGGTCTTCGGCGAAGACGTCGCGGTTTTAGCCGGCGATGCGCTCCTGGCCTTCGCTTTCGAGCACATCGCCGTCTCCACCGTCGGAGTTCAACCGGTCAGGATCGTCAGGGCAATCGGAGAGCTAGCGAAGTCGATCGGGACGGAAGGGCTCGTGGCCGGCCAGGTCGTCGATATAAACTCGGAGGGGTTATCGGATGTGGGGCTGGAACAGCTGGAATTCATCCACGTCCACAAGACGGCGGCATTGCTGGAAGGAGCGGTGGTTCTGGGGGCGATTCTGGGAGGTGGGTCGGACGTGGAAGTGGAGAAATTGAGGAAATTCGCGAGGTATATTGGGCTGCTGTTTCAGGTTGTGGATGACATTCTCGATGTAACCAAGTCTTCGCAGGAATTGGGTAAAACAGCAGGGAAAGATTTGGTGGCAGACAAAGTTACTTATCCGAAACTATTGGGTATTGAGAAATCCAGGGAATTTGCTCAGAAATTGAACAGGGATGCTCAAGATCAGCTCTCTGGATTTGATCCCGATAAGGCCGCTCCTTTGATTGCGTTGGCCAATTACATTGCTTATAGgcaaaactaa
- the LOC107424824 gene encoding probable vacuolar amino acid transporter YPQ3 isoform X3: MQFSYCVEEKKACVRWVENYFGDCLCNVKDEFSFAFGLISLVCWGVAEIPQIITNFFTKSSHGVSLAFLLTWIAGDVFNMVGCLLEPATLPTQYYTALLYTISTVVLVIQSVYYDHFSKWWKRRQISANQETEEQKKSLKPKSVNSGIPIPNASPKATSKREFYYTSARSLAGSGTPPFRSYMRAARSGPSTLTIDSDSSSEDEASASLLQSKKYISQPRPIPKSVGRGAFLAASVNLPLRGNALAQLYVGITGRKLLHQELRIESTSTVYGQWLGWMMAAIYMGGRLPQIWLNLFIIFDRLKGGVWRA; encoded by the exons atgcaaTTCTCTTATTGTGTAGAGGAGAAGAAGGCGTGCGTGCGTTGGGTAGAGAATTACTTTGGGGACTGTCTGTGCAACGTCAAGGATGAGTTTTCATTTGCTTTTGGTTTGATAAGCTTAGTCTGTTGGGGTGTGGCTGAGATTCCACAGATTATCACCAACTTCTTCACAAAGTCCAGTCATGGAGTCTCTCTTGCTTTCCTCCTCACTTGGATCGCCGG AGATGTTTTTAATATGGTTGGTTGTCTTCTGGAACCAGCAACG CTACCGACCCAGTACTATACAGCTTTG CTATACACAATCAGTACCGTGGTGTTGGTGATACAGAGCGTGTATTATGACCATTTCTCTAAATGGTGGAAACGCCGGCAGATTTCTGCTAACCAAGAG ACCGAGGAACAGAAAAAATCCTTGAAACCCAAGTCAGTTAATTCAGGTATTCCAATACCAAACGCTTCACCAAAAGCTACTTCTAAAAGGGAATTCTACTACAC GTCTGCGAGATCACTAGCAGGAAGTGGTACACCACCATTTCGATCGTATATGAGGGCAGCTAGAAGTGGCCCTTCAACATTGACAATTGACAGCGACTCTTCTTCTGAGGATGAGGCTTCAGCTTCACTACTTCAATCCAAGAAATATATTAGCCAGCCCCGCCCAATCCCAAAATCT GTAGGACGTGGAGCATTTTTAGCTGCATCAGTGAATTTGCCCCTGCGGGGCAATGCTTTGGCTCAATTATATGTGGGAATTACTGGGAGGAAGCTCTTACAt CAGGAACTGAGAATTGAGAGCACTAGTACAGTGTATGGACAATGGTTGGGATGGATGATGGCTGCAATATACATGGGCGGTCGATTGCCACAGATATGGTTAAAT TTGTTCATCATATTCGACAGATTAAAAGGGGGAGTGTGGAG GGCTTGA
- the LOC107424824 gene encoding probable vacuolar amino acid transporter YPQ1 isoform X1, whose product MQFSYCVEEKKACVRWVENYFGDCLCNVKDEFSFAFGLISLVCWGVAEIPQIITNFFTKSSHGVSLAFLLTWIAGDVFNMVGCLLEPATLPTQYYTALLYTISTVVLVIQSVYYDHFSKWWKRRQISANQETEEQKKSLKPKSVNSGIPIPNASPKATSKREFYYTSARSLAGSGTPPFRSYMRAARSGPSTLTIDSDSSSEDEASASLLQSKKYISQPRPIPKSVGRGAFLAASVNLPLRGNALAQLYVGITGRKLLHQELRIESTSTVYGQWLGWMMAAIYMGGRLPQIWLNIKRGSVEGLNPLMFIFALVANVTYVLSILVRTTEWGKIKANLPWLLDAIVCVALDLFIILQYIYYRHFRRNTNNGEDYGDYVEASKTIVS is encoded by the exons atgcaaTTCTCTTATTGTGTAGAGGAGAAGAAGGCGTGCGTGCGTTGGGTAGAGAATTACTTTGGGGACTGTCTGTGCAACGTCAAGGATGAGTTTTCATTTGCTTTTGGTTTGATAAGCTTAGTCTGTTGGGGTGTGGCTGAGATTCCACAGATTATCACCAACTTCTTCACAAAGTCCAGTCATGGAGTCTCTCTTGCTTTCCTCCTCACTTGGATCGCCGG AGATGTTTTTAATATGGTTGGTTGTCTTCTGGAACCAGCAACG CTACCGACCCAGTACTATACAGCTTTG CTATACACAATCAGTACCGTGGTGTTGGTGATACAGAGCGTGTATTATGACCATTTCTCTAAATGGTGGAAACGCCGGCAGATTTCTGCTAACCAAGAG ACCGAGGAACAGAAAAAATCCTTGAAACCCAAGTCAGTTAATTCAGGTATTCCAATACCAAACGCTTCACCAAAAGCTACTTCTAAAAGGGAATTCTACTACAC GTCTGCGAGATCACTAGCAGGAAGTGGTACACCACCATTTCGATCGTATATGAGGGCAGCTAGAAGTGGCCCTTCAACATTGACAATTGACAGCGACTCTTCTTCTGAGGATGAGGCTTCAGCTTCACTACTTCAATCCAAGAAATATATTAGCCAGCCCCGCCCAATCCCAAAATCT GTAGGACGTGGAGCATTTTTAGCTGCATCAGTGAATTTGCCCCTGCGGGGCAATGCTTTGGCTCAATTATATGTGGGAATTACTGGGAGGAAGCTCTTACAt CAGGAACTGAGAATTGAGAGCACTAGTACAGTGTATGGACAATGGTTGGGATGGATGATGGCTGCAATATACATGGGCGGTCGATTGCCACAGATATGGTTAAAT ATTAAAAGGGGGAGTGTGGAG GGCTTGAATCCTCTCATGTTCATATTTGCACTGGTAGCAAATGTAACTTATGTGTTAAG TATTCTTGTTAGAACCACAGAATGGGGAAAAATCAAAGCTAATTTGCCATGGCTGCTGGATGCTATTGTCTGTGTGGCATTGGACCTATTT ATCATATTGCAGTACATTTATTACAGGCATTTCAGAAGGAATACAAACAATGGAGAAGACTATGGGGACTACGTGGAAGCAAGCAAAACAATTGTCTCTTAG